A region from the Terriglobia bacterium genome encodes:
- a CDS encoding ATP-dependent Clp protease ATP-binding subunit has translation MAAQALKLDPGLRSTDTLEFAEALRAKIVGQEEGVQALVDLYQVFCAGLNSPGRPVGNLLFLGPTGSGKTRIV, from the coding sequence ATGGCCGCTCAGGCACTAAAACTCGATCCTGGTTTACGCAGCACGGATACGCTGGAATTTGCCGAGGCGTTGCGGGCGAAAATCGTGGGGCAGGAAGAGGGCGTGCAGGCGCTGGTGGACCTGTATCAGGTATTTTGCGCGGGGTTGAACTCGCCGGGGCGCCCGGTGGGCAACCTGCTGTTTCTGGGGCCGACGGGGTCGGGGAAGACGCGCATCGTGG